The Nitrospinota bacterium nucleotide sequence TCACCACCTTCACCCCTGTCGAAGGCCCGGCGGCCCTCTACGTAGTGACCGCCGCCCCGAAGCTGAAGCTGGAGCCCCACACCTGGACCTTCCCCCTGGTTGGGACCTTCCCATACAAAGGGTTTTTCGACAAGTCTATGGCCGAGGCTGAGGAGGCTCGCCTGGCAAGAGCGGGCTTCGACACGTATCTAAGGCCGGCTGCCGCCTACTCGACCCTTGGCTGGTTCACCGACCCGGTCCTCGAGCCGCTCCTGGCATCCGGGGAAGTCTCCATCGCCAACGTCATCCTCCACGAAAAGACCCACTCCACGATCTTCGTTCCCAACCACGTGGCGTTTGACGAGGGGCTCGCGACTTTCGTCGGGAGGCAGGGGGCCATTGATTTCTTCGCCGCCACCGACGGGCCTGGGTCGCCTCATCACGTGGAGGCCATAAAGCGCATGGAGGACGAGCTCCGGTTTGGGCGTTTTCTGCAAGTGGTTATAGCCGAGTTGGAGGGGCTCTACGGCTCGGACATTCCCAGTTCAGAAAAGCTCGAGCGGCGCGAACGCATTTTTGAGAAGAGCCGCCTTAAGATGCTGAAAGAGCGAGACGGCTACAATTACCCTACTCTGGCGGAGTTTTACACCGAGACTCCGCTCAATAACGCCTTCCTAGTAACCCTTAAGCTCTACACGGTTGATGTGGAGACTTACGTGATGGTCTATGAGCGCCACGGCCGCGATTTGGCCAAGACGGTTGAGTTCTTCAAGGGCGTGGAGCGTCTTGGCGATGACCCGGCCGCGTATGTGCGACGATGGCTTGATACGGGCGGAGCACGGGCGGCCGCCGCCGCAGGACCGACGCTGTGAACCGCCGCTTCTTACTCCCCGTGCTCGCCTGGCTCATGCTGGGATTGTTCCTTCCACCGATTCCTGATCGGGCGGCGACAGCCGTGCTCGTCCTTCCAGGCGGCGATAAGGTGGAAGGCCGCGTTATCGTTCGAGACGGCACAGTCACGGTCGTCGGCGAAGGGCTGTTTCAGTTTCCCGCCGGGAGGGTAAAACACGTCGAAGCCAATTCCCCTAAGGAGTGGGTCCTCCCGTTCAACGGCACGCCGCTCTATTCAGGTTCAGACCTCGATGAGGGCTTGCCTGCTCTGACCCTCGATGCCG carries:
- a CDS encoding aminopeptidase, which translates into the protein MPRPYMTARRALPPVLALVLAMGGGCGAPYLLHLAQGQANILLTSKPIEEVIADPGAGPDIKAKLELVRTVKRYGEDVVGLKADGSFTTFTPVEGPAALYVVTAAPKLKLEPHTWTFPLVGTFPYKGFFDKSMAEAEEARLARAGFDTYLRPAAAYSTLGWFTDPVLEPLLASGEVSIANVILHEKTHSTIFVPNHVAFDEGLATFVGRQGAIDFFAATDGPGSPHHVEAIKRMEDELRFGRFLQVVIAELEGLYGSDIPSSEKLERRERIFEKSRLKMLKERDGYNYPTLAEFYTETPLNNAFLVTLKLYTVDVETYVMVYERHGRDLAKTVEFFKGVERLGDDPAAYVRRWLDTGGARAAAAAGPTL